One window from the genome of Ancylothrix sp. D3o encodes:
- a CDS encoding M48 family metallopeptidase — MLNPLSLMSLSRRRWFYGCLSTFVALSLVITSANPTKAISIGDIIRGGIQVIQGVQIANMSDEDEVEFGSQIDAELRQSEIRIIRDRELASYIDQIGQRLAASSDRPNIPYTFQVVRDDNINAFATAGGFVYVNAGLIKAAENEAQLASVMAHEIGHINNKHVLRSIKQAAIERGIVTAAGMDRSTAVGLGVQLALNLPRSRNYEYEADESGLNTLVNAGYAPIGMVQFFNKLLEKGGGSMPEFLSSHPNTGDRIASIQQALDPTTASQGDGLDTVAYKSKIRSLVGRY; from the coding sequence ATGCTCAACCCGCTGTCTTTGATGTCTCTCTCCCGTCGCCGCTGGTTTTATGGCTGTTTGTCTACCTTTGTGGCGCTGAGTTTAGTTATCACCTCCGCAAACCCCACAAAAGCTATCTCCATTGGAGACATTATACGCGGCGGAATTCAAGTTATCCAAGGCGTACAAATTGCCAATATGTCCGATGAAGATGAAGTCGAATTTGGCTCACAAATAGACGCCGAACTTCGCCAAAGCGAAATTAGAATTATCCGAGATAGAGAACTCGCCAGCTATATCGATCAAATAGGGCAACGTTTAGCCGCAAGTAGCGACCGGCCCAACATTCCTTACACCTTTCAAGTCGTCAGAGATGATAATATTAACGCCTTCGCAACTGCCGGCGGATTTGTATATGTAAACGCCGGGTTAATTAAAGCCGCCGAAAACGAAGCCCAACTTGCAAGCGTCATGGCGCACGAAATTGGACACATCAATAATAAGCACGTTCTTAGAAGCATCAAACAAGCCGCCATTGAGCGAGGAATTGTTACCGCCGCCGGCATGGATCGCAGCACAGCAGTAGGCTTAGGCGTACAACTTGCCCTCAACTTACCCCGCAGCCGCAACTATGAATACGAAGCCGATGAATCCGGTTTGAATACATTAGTAAATGCCGGTTATGCTCCCATTGGAATGGTGCAATTTTTTAACAAGCTTTTAGAAAAAGGAGGCGGTTCAATGCCCGAATTTTTAAGCTCTCACCCCAACACCGGCGACCGCATTGCCTCCATTCAACAAGCCCTTGATCCTACCACAGCAAGCCAAGGCGACGGTTTAGATACAGTAGCCTACAAATCTAAAATCCGCAGCTTAGTCGGTAGATACTAA
- the crcB gene encoding fluoride efflux transporter CrcB — protein MFIDPAVRNPIAISLGAIAGALCRYYLTLWFAKVFGTAFPYGTFFINLTGCLGMGFFMTLVMERVTAIPIEVRLMVTTGFLGAYTTFSTYGLETFTLLNGGAFLGASFYWVGSAFLGVLAVQVGVWLARLGG, from the coding sequence ATGTTTATTGATCCTGCGGTTCGTAATCCTATTGCGATTAGTTTGGGTGCTATTGCTGGGGCTTTATGCCGGTATTATTTGACTCTTTGGTTTGCTAAGGTTTTTGGTACGGCGTTTCCCTATGGGACTTTTTTTATTAATTTGACTGGCTGTTTGGGGATGGGGTTTTTTATGACTTTGGTTATGGAAAGGGTGACTGCTATTCCTATAGAGGTTCGTTTGATGGTAACTACGGGTTTTTTGGGGGCTTATACGACTTTTTCTACTTATGGTTTGGAGACTTTTACTTTGTTGAATGGGGGCGCGTTTTTAGGGGCTAGTTTTTATTGGGTGGGGAGTGCTTTTTTGGGTGTGCTGGCGGTGCAGGTTGGGGTTTGGTTGGCTCGTTTGGGGGGGTGA
- a CDS encoding Uma2 family endonuclease, whose protein sequence is MVTTPQPTKVIYPDCDGNPISDNTRQFRWIVVIKENLEILFDDDPNVFVAGDLLWYPQEGNNKIRQAPDVMVAIGRPKGDRGSYKQWEEGNIAPQVVFEILSPGNRLKEMAKKEKFYDCYGVEEYYIFDPDRLDFNGWLRDEAGSLEVIEQPENWTSPRLGIRFELQDEQFTIYRPDGRPFLTPTELAKQAEQQRLEAEQQRLEAEQQRQRAESAEARLRELEARLRELEGDRHRDE, encoded by the coding sequence ATGGTAACTACCCCTCAACCCACAAAGGTAATCTACCCAGATTGTGACGGAAATCCCATCTCAGATAATACTCGCCAGTTTCGTTGGATTGTAGTCATAAAAGAAAACCTAGAAATTCTCTTTGATGATGATCCTAATGTCTTTGTAGCCGGCGATTTACTCTGGTATCCCCAGGAAGGAAATAATAAAATACGTCAAGCTCCTGATGTAATGGTAGCAATTGGAAGACCGAAGGGTGATCGCGGCTCTTATAAACAATGGGAAGAAGGAAACATCGCCCCTCAAGTTGTATTTGAAATTCTCTCCCCAGGAAATCGCCTCAAGGAGATGGCGAAGAAAGAGAAGTTTTATGACTGTTATGGAGTTGAAGAATATTATATTTTCGACCCAGATCGTCTGGATTTCAATGGGTGGCTACGCGATGAAGCCGGCTCCTTAGAGGTGATTGAGCAGCCGGAAAATTGGACGAGTCCCCGTTTAGGGATTCGCTTTGAACTCCAAGACGAACAGTTTACCATCTACCGTCCCGATGGCCGGCCATTTCTCACCCCCACAGAGTTAGCTAAACAAGCTGAACAACAACGTCTGGAGGCTGAACAACAACGTCTGGAGGCTGAACAACAACGGCAGCGGGCTGAGTCAGCAGAAGCACGGCTTCGGGAATTAGAGGCGCGTTTACGGGAATTAGAAGGTGATCGCCATCGAGACGAGTAA
- a CDS encoding glycerol-3-phosphate acyltransferase has translation MMTLTQVWGLVLILLVCPILGGLPLIAWIVKFITGQNLKQIGTGNISVSAAFFHGGKTAGILAVVSEAAKGILAVLLTRMFFLPGSAWELVALMALVLGRYFIGKGAGTTNVVWGVLVHSPKAAIFVFLITGVTFTLIREKNLGKLASLVIFPVVLALFHPYEGERVATAVLLSLLLALIYKMIPDDLNLPATSGQEESQKMFRFFQGNKAILTLDRPLETQKAGQKAANLSQLKSWGYPVPQGWILPAGDDPQPLLDWLQPNVEKPLVVRSSAIGEDSEKASAAGQYESILNITNKQQLQDAITRCFSSYNSPAAQAYRRDRQLPENSMAVVIQQQIKGVFSGVAFSRDPINSSLNSVVIEALPGDCNRIVSGQFTPEQYRVFVPEIENVENWKKPENLELIVEGEGDIPPALIQEVAYLARHIEAKYHGIPQDIEWSYDGDHLWLLQARPVTTLFPLWTRKIAAEVIPGLIRPLTWSINRPLTCGVWGDIFKIVLAESAANLDFNQTATLHYSRAYFNATLLGEIFLKMGLPAESLEFLTRGAKFTKPPLSSTFQQLPGLLRLLKQEWNLEKDFQRDYDLYFRPAQAQLANSLPTEPLELLQRIDAALEALKKATYYSIFSPLSYALRQGIFKVNESDLDNSQLPEVAAVRSLQNLANSARRLLPNTADLPAENEEIFALLARVHSGKNILEKFEEFLEHFGYLSDVATDIAVPRWKETPEAVLDLLAEYIRQPTLATSRPAEENWKTKIVQRRLNLKGQVTAIYSQFLAELRALFLALENVFLNSGFLAEKGDIFYLEFAEIRQLVVGGIDQEMNLDHTIEMRKNQLENDRNLTNIPFVVYGNMPPVPVVREPAVGETILRGIGASPGIVEAKIKVVRQWRTNLEVDRQTIVVVPYTDAGWGPLLARAGGIISEVGGRLSHGAIVAREYGIPAVMDVPNAMECLQDGQQVRIDGSAGIVEVINDK, from the coding sequence ATGATGACTTTAACTCAGGTTTGGGGTTTGGTGTTGATTTTGCTAGTCTGTCCTATTTTGGGAGGACTGCCTTTAATTGCTTGGATTGTTAAATTTATCACCGGCCAAAATTTAAAACAAATTGGCACCGGCAATATCAGTGTTTCAGCGGCATTTTTTCACGGTGGCAAAACTGCCGGAATTTTGGCCGTTGTCTCGGAAGCAGCAAAAGGTATTCTAGCAGTATTGCTGACAAGAATGTTTTTTCTGCCGGGATCTGCGTGGGAATTAGTTGCTTTGATGGCCTTGGTTTTGGGCCGGTATTTCATTGGCAAAGGTGCCGGTACAACAAATGTGGTTTGGGGTGTATTGGTTCACTCCCCTAAAGCTGCTATTTTTGTTTTTTTAATCACCGGCGTAACCTTTACTTTGATAAGAGAAAAAAACTTAGGAAAGCTGGCTAGTTTAGTTATTTTCCCTGTAGTTTTAGCACTTTTTCACCCCTATGAAGGCGAACGAGTTGCTACCGCAGTTTTGCTTTCTCTCTTACTTGCTTTAATTTATAAAATGATTCCCGATGATTTAAACTTACCCGCAACATCAGGACAAGAGGAGTCTCAAAAAATGTTTCGCTTTTTCCAAGGAAATAAGGCAATTCTTACACTCGACCGGCCTTTAGAAACCCAAAAAGCCGGCCAAAAAGCTGCTAATTTATCTCAGCTAAAATCGTGGGGGTATCCCGTACCGCAGGGGTGGATTTTACCGGCAGGTGATGACCCCCAACCTTTGTTAGATTGGCTGCAACCAAATGTAGAAAAGCCTTTAGTTGTGCGTTCTTCTGCCATTGGCGAAGACAGCGAAAAAGCTTCCGCTGCCGGTCAGTATGAAAGCATTTTAAATATTACCAATAAACAGCAATTACAAGACGCAATTACTCGCTGTTTTTCTTCATATAATAGCCCTGCTGCCCAAGCTTATCGCCGCGACCGGCAACTTCCTGAAAATTCGATGGCAGTGGTGATTCAGCAACAAATTAAAGGCGTTTTTTCCGGTGTCGCTTTCAGCCGCGATCCAATCAATTCTAGCCTAAATTCTGTTGTCATAGAAGCATTACCAGGAGATTGCAATCGAATCGTATCAGGACAATTTACCCCAGAACAATATCGAGTTTTTGTTCCCGAAATTGAAAACGTCGAAAATTGGAAAAAACCCGAAAATTTAGAGTTAATTGTTGAAGGAGAAGGCGATATTCCACCGGCCTTAATTCAAGAAGTAGCCTATTTAGCCCGTCACATAGAAGCCAAATATCACGGCATCCCCCAAGATATTGAATGGTCTTATGATGGCGATCATTTATGGTTGTTGCAAGCCCGTCCTGTTACTACTCTTTTTCCGCTGTGGACACGAAAAATCGCCGCCGAAGTCATTCCGGGGTTAATTCGGCCTTTAACTTGGTCAATTAACCGGCCTTTAACTTGTGGCGTTTGGGGCGATATTTTTAAAATTGTTTTAGCCGAAAGCGCCGCAAATTTAGATTTTAATCAAACAGCAACCCTGCATTATTCTCGTGCTTACTTTAATGCAACATTGCTAGGAGAAATTTTCCTCAAAATGGGTTTACCTGCCGAAAGTTTGGAATTTTTAACACGAGGAGCAAAATTTACCAAACCTCCCCTTTCTTCTACCTTTCAACAGTTACCCGGTTTACTAAGATTGCTCAAGCAAGAGTGGAATTTAGAGAAAGATTTTCAGCGAGATTACGATCTTTATTTCAGACCGGCCCAAGCTCAATTAGCCAACTCTTTACCGACGGAACCTTTAGAGTTATTGCAGCGGATTGATGCAGCCTTAGAAGCATTGAAAAAAGCAACTTATTATAGCATATTTTCACCCCTAAGTTATGCTCTGCGGCAAGGAATTTTTAAAGTGAATGAGAGCGACTTAGATAACAGTCAGTTGCCAGAAGTTGCAGCAGTGCGTTCTCTGCAAAATCTCGCCAATTCGGCCCGCCGGTTGTTACCAAACACCGCCGACTTGCCAGCAGAAAATGAAGAAATTTTTGCTTTATTGGCAAGAGTTCATTCGGGAAAAAATATTTTAGAAAAATTTGAAGAGTTTCTCGAACATTTCGGTTATTTGAGTGATGTGGCAACAGATATCGCTGTACCCCGATGGAAAGAAACCCCAGAGGCAGTTTTAGATTTGCTGGCTGAATATATACGCCAGCCGACTTTGGCTACCAGTAGACCGGCAGAGGAAAACTGGAAAACAAAAATTGTCCAGCGTCGCTTAAATCTCAAGGGGCAAGTAACCGCCATTTACAGTCAATTTTTGGCTGAGTTGCGGGCTTTGTTTTTGGCTTTAGAAAATGTTTTCCTGAATTCAGGATTTTTAGCGGAAAAAGGCGATATTTTTTATCTGGAATTTGCGGAAATCCGGCAGCTTGTGGTGGGCGGAATTGATCAAGAAATGAATCTGGATCATACCATAGAAATGCGAAAAAATCAACTAGAAAATGACCGAAATTTAACGAATATTCCGTTTGTTGTCTATGGTAATATGCCACCGGTGCCAGTGGTTAGGGAGCCGGCTGTGGGTGAGACGATTTTGCGGGGAATTGGCGCTAGTCCGGGGATTGTTGAAGCAAAGATCAAAGTAGTCCGTCAATGGCGCACAAATTTGGAAGTTGACCGGCAGACAATTGTCGTGGTGCCTTATACAGACGCCGGGTGGGGGCCGTTGTTGGCGCGTGCTGGAGGTATAATTTCTGAGGTGGGGGGCCGGTTATCTCACGGGGCGATTGTGGCGCGAGAGTATGGCATTCCGGCGGTGATGGATGTTCCTAATGCAATGGAATGTTTGCAGGATGGACAACAAGTGAGAATTGATGGCAGTGCTGGAATTGTGGAGGTGATTAATGATAAGTAA
- a CDS encoding protein-glutamate O-methyltransferase CheR, producing MLLSNDDFEYIRDLVRTHTGISLNNAEATKLPLLLASLIERTGLNSITELMIILRSSAYSQIHIQVIESLLVCETYFFRDIYPFEALQNFILPLYLKQRQRPLNIWSAACSSGQEAYSLAMLIHKCFPILCSRGLQIIASDVSSEMLSRAVAGCYSQKEVERGLPAIFLKRYFQKNEQSWVVKEEINRLIDFRQLNLVENWPILPQMDVIFMRNVLIYFDLETRKAILEKVRQLLRPDGYLFLGVAETTTHIIREFEPVQFNKTVCYRRKK from the coding sequence ATGCTTCTCAGTAACGATGATTTTGAATATATCCGCGACTTAGTGCGAACACACACCGGCATCTCGTTAAACAATGCAGAAGCAACTAAACTTCCCCTTCTGTTGGCGTCACTAATCGAACGAACCGGCCTTAATTCCATCACAGAATTAATGATAATTTTGCGGTCTTCTGCTTATAGCCAAATTCATATTCAAGTTATCGAGTCTCTATTGGTTTGCGAAACTTATTTTTTCCGTGATATTTACCCCTTTGAAGCCTTGCAAAACTTCATTTTACCCCTATATTTAAAACAGCGACAACGACCTTTAAATATTTGGTCTGCTGCTTGTTCTAGCGGTCAGGAAGCCTACAGTTTGGCGATGTTAATTCATAAATGTTTTCCTATTCTATGTTCGCGGGGTCTGCAAATAATTGCCAGCGATGTTTCCAGCGAAATGCTCTCCCGTGCAGTGGCCGGTTGCTACAGTCAAAAAGAAGTAGAAAGAGGACTACCGGCCATTTTTTTAAAGCGCTATTTCCAAAAAAACGAGCAGAGTTGGGTTGTCAAAGAAGAAATTAACAGATTAATTGATTTCCGCCAGCTAAATTTAGTAGAAAATTGGCCTATATTACCCCAGATGGATGTTATTTTTATGCGAAATGTGCTTATTTATTTTGATCTGGAAACAAGAAAAGCGATTTTAGAGAAAGTCCGCCAATTGTTACGTCCTGATGGTTATTTATTTTTGGGTGTGGCGGAAACTACAACTCATATTATAAGGGAATTTGAGCCGGTGCAGTTTAATAAAACGGTGTGCTACCGGCGCAAGAAATGA
- a CDS encoding DUF6883 domain-containing protein, which produces MNHAADHELAKIEASPFGTRYVIEGRVITPDGRNPEVRSVWFISTGDDTPKLVSAYPLE; this is translated from the coding sequence ATCAATCATGCGGCTGACCATGAATTAGCTAAAATAGAAGCATCCCCTTTCGGGACACGGTATGTTATTGAAGGTAGAGTCATCACCCCCGATGGCAGAAACCCAGAAGTGCGTTCTGTTTGGTTTATTTCTACCGGCGATGATACCCCTAAACTCGTCAGCGCCTATCCACTCGAATAA
- a CDS encoding DUF1995 family protein, with product MAELPKDLEEAIAQSIEATSSALADGYRRLQVEIVIPELKAQGVAEQFLPAVEKYGEKLRVYFPDAGAAALARRDWGEKPYTIRGMSEIKGQMQPDDEVYLFVEPSSVEVNEVEKMCQEAGDRAVILLLPRLENIATIGIGVAARDLRERFLKTIESCYYIQAREGATIFRCYPSPWQVWLEVGEGYELISETPEKPVGDALDDILNKALGAGETPEGSPQGQPQPQAKRQGLLSGLKSFLKALSQ from the coding sequence ATGGCTGAATTACCCAAGGATTTAGAGGAAGCAATTGCTCAGTCAATAGAAGCGACTTCTTCAGCGCTTGCGGATGGCTACCGGCGTTTGCAGGTGGAAATTGTGATTCCAGAATTGAAGGCGCAGGGGGTGGCTGAGCAATTTTTGCCGGCTGTTGAGAAATATGGGGAAAAGTTGAGGGTGTATTTTCCTGATGCCGGTGCGGCGGCGCTGGCTCGGCGGGATTGGGGAGAGAAACCTTATACGATTCGGGGAATGAGTGAAATTAAGGGGCAAATGCAGCCAGATGATGAGGTTTATTTGTTTGTTGAACCGTCTTCTGTAGAAGTGAATGAAGTTGAAAAAATGTGTCAAGAAGCAGGAGATCGGGCGGTAATTTTGTTGCTTCCACGCTTAGAAAATATTGCTACGATTGGGATAGGCGTAGCGGCAAGGGATTTGAGAGAGCGTTTTTTGAAAACGATTGAGAGTTGTTACTATATTCAGGCAAGAGAAGGAGCGACGATTTTTCGCTGTTATCCTTCACCTTGGCAGGTGTGGTTGGAAGTTGGGGAGGGGTATGAGTTGATTTCAGAGACACCTGAAAAGCCGGTGGGGGATGCGTTGGATGATATTTTGAATAAGGCGCTGGGTGCCGGTGAGACTCCCGAAGGTTCGCCGCAAGGACAACCGCAACCCCAAGCAAAACGTCAAGGACTTTTATCGGGATTAAAAAGCTTTTTAAAAGCGCTGAGCCAATAA
- a CDS encoding cysteine desulfurase family protein encodes MQIYLDYSATTPPRPEVTAAMQAAMTQQWGNPSSIHEWGQRSAMVVEMARSQVASLLNAATPESIIFTSGGTEADNLAVWGVTRAYREPQHIIISSVEHSAVSQPAAFLEQCGWEVTRLPVDETGRVNPSDLKNALRPNTVLVSIIYGQSEVGTLQPISMLGDIARAHGVLFHTDAVQVAGRLPLNVQELPVDLLSISSHKIYGPQGAGALYVRPGVKLVPLLAGGGQEFKLRSGTQAVPVIVGFGVAAELAAQEMATETPRLIGLRDRLFELLGDVHGMSATGNRLHRLPHHVSFCLTDVACPETVTGRSLVRQMNLAGIAISSGSACSSGKISPSPVLLAMGYRPAAATAAVRLTLGRDTTEADIEWTAMVFKQVLGRLCPQVALSCC; translated from the coding sequence ATGCAAATTTATCTTGATTACAGCGCGACAACTCCCCCTCGTCCAGAAGTGACGGCGGCAATGCAAGCGGCAATGACTCAGCAGTGGGGAAACCCTTCGAGTATTCACGAATGGGGTCAGCGTTCGGCTATGGTGGTGGAAATGGCCCGCTCTCAGGTAGCAAGTTTGCTTAATGCTGCTACGCCGGAGTCGATTATTTTTACGTCTGGGGGAACGGAGGCGGATAATTTGGCAGTCTGGGGGGTGACTCGCGCGTACCGGGAACCTCAGCATATTATTATTTCGAGTGTTGAACATTCGGCGGTGAGTCAACCGGCTGCTTTTTTGGAACAGTGCGGCTGGGAGGTGACGCGGTTGCCGGTGGATGAAACTGGACGAGTTAATCCAAGCGATTTGAAAAATGCTTTGCGTCCTAATACGGTTTTAGTTTCAATTATTTACGGACAAAGTGAGGTGGGCACCCTGCAACCGATTTCGATGTTGGGGGATATTGCCCGTGCTCATGGTGTGCTTTTTCACACGGATGCGGTGCAGGTGGCGGGCCGGTTGCCTCTGAATGTGCAGGAGTTGCCGGTTGATTTGTTATCAATTTCTAGTCATAAAATTTATGGCCCACAGGGTGCCGGTGCGCTTTATGTGCGTCCAGGGGTGAAATTGGTGCCGCTTTTGGCCGGTGGGGGTCAAGAGTTTAAGTTGCGTTCTGGCACTCAGGCGGTGCCGGTAATTGTCGGGTTTGGTGTGGCGGCGGAGTTGGCAGCGCAGGAAATGGCCACAGAAACTCCTCGTTTGATTGGGTTGCGCGATAGGTTGTTTGAGTTGTTGGGAGATGTTCACGGTATGAGTGCAACAGGAAATCGGTTACACCGGCTGCCTCATCATGTCAGTTTTTGCTTGACGGATGTGGCGTGCCCTGAAACGGTGACGGGGAGAAGTTTGGTTAGGCAAATGAATTTGGCGGGAATTGCTATTAGTTCGGGTTCGGCTTGTAGTAGTGGTAAAATTTCTCCGAGTCCGGTTTTGTTGGCGATGGGATATCGTCCAGCGGCGGCGACGGCGGCGGTGCGTTTGACTTTGGGCCGCGATACAACTGAGGCTGATATTGAGTGGACGGCAATGGTTTTTAAGCAAGTTTTGGGCCGGTTATGTCCCCAGGTTGCTTTGTCTTGTTGTTAG
- a CDS encoding DUF4926 domain-containing protein, translating into MIIELDRVVLTADLPEYDLKPGDIGTVVLVHQEGLGYEVEFMTLTGETIAIVSLFSSQVRAIGDREIAQARVMA; encoded by the coding sequence ATGATTATTGAATTAGACAGAGTTGTTTTAACCGCAGATTTACCTGAATATGATTTAAAACCGGGCGATATTGGCACGGTTGTTTTAGTCCATCAAGAAGGTTTAGGCTATGAAGTAGAATTTATGACACTCACGGGAGAAACTATTGCAATTGTTTCTCTATTTAGTTCTCAAGTTCGAGCGATTGGTGACAGAGAAATTGCTCAAGCGCGAGTTATGGCATAA
- a CDS encoding metallophosphoesterase family protein, producing the protein MVSFSAFGEPAAMNSTNSRRIVIGDVHGHYDGLLVLLDKVAPNKDDKVYFLGDLIDRGPQSSNVVELVKKNSYTCLLGNHEQLLLDSFPNGKQNNSAMAAWLYSGGRSTMASYKGNPDRFVEHLQWFSQLPLYLDLEDVWLVHAGLDPGLPLEKQTASQFCWVRELFHSSEKPYFPNKLIITGHTITFTLPGVEPGELAQGAGWLDIDTGVYHPISGWLTALDLTERKVYQVNVFKHKIRTLSWEEAVRTIEPQKVLAR; encoded by the coding sequence ATGGTATCCTTCTCTGCTTTTGGTGAACCGGCTGCTATGAATTCAACCAACTCCCGCCGTATTGTTATTGGTGATGTACACGGTCACTATGATGGTTTATTGGTTTTGTTAGATAAAGTTGCTCCAAATAAAGACGACAAGGTTTATTTTTTAGGAGATTTGATTGACCGGGGGCCCCAAAGTTCAAATGTGGTGGAGTTGGTGAAAAAAAATTCTTATACTTGCTTGCTGGGAAACCATGAGCAGTTGTTGCTTGATTCGTTTCCAAATGGTAAACAAAATAATTCGGCGATGGCGGCTTGGCTTTATAGTGGTGGTCGCAGTACGATGGCAAGTTATAAGGGAAATCCTGATCGGTTTGTGGAGCATTTACAGTGGTTTTCTCAATTGCCGCTTTATTTGGATTTGGAGGATGTTTGGTTGGTTCATGCGGGGCTAGATCCAGGGTTGCCTTTGGAAAAACAAACGGCTTCCCAGTTTTGCTGGGTGCGGGAGCTATTTCATAGTAGTGAGAAGCCTTATTTTCCGAATAAATTAATTATTACCGGCCATACAATTACGTTTACTTTACCAGGGGTTGAGCCAGGTGAGTTGGCGCAGGGTGCCGGTTGGTTGGATATTGATACGGGGGTTTATCATCCGATTAGTGGTTGGTTAACTGCGTTGGATTTAACGGAGCGAAAAGTTTACCAAGTGAATGTTTTTAAACATAAAATCCGCACGCTTTCTTGGGAGGAAGCTGTGCGGACTATTGAACCTCAAAAGGTTTTGGCTAGGTAA
- a CDS encoding DUF4330 domain-containing protein, whose amino-acid sequence MKVLDSQGRLFGKVSILDVAAGLVIFLVVLGIFFFPGTTGSVAQIGVTEKPVEVDIIVRGLSVRDPDSLVKEWQKTKKTNIIIRNQPYGQIDIKNVLLLDRLLAVPQPDGTVKPLRDPRVEESYSANYLITLTGKAKITKDGPVLGNEKLKIGTNLELDGFTYNFKSSVIDVRVLDGKSTGKS is encoded by the coding sequence ATGAAAGTTTTAGATTCTCAAGGTCGCTTGTTTGGCAAGGTGAGTATCCTTGATGTGGCGGCGGGACTGGTGATTTTTTTGGTGGTGCTGGGGATTTTCTTTTTTCCGGGGACGACGGGTTCGGTGGCTCAAATTGGGGTGACAGAAAAGCCGGTTGAGGTTGATATTATTGTCCGGGGTTTGAGTGTGCGTGATCCTGATTCTTTGGTGAAGGAATGGCAAAAAACAAAGAAGACGAATATTATTATCCGCAATCAACCCTACGGGCAAATTGATATTAAGAATGTGCTGCTTCTTGACAGGCTTTTGGCGGTTCCTCAGCCGGATGGTACGGTTAAACCTTTGCGAGATCCGAGGGTTGAGGAGTCTTACAGTGCGAATTATTTGATTACGCTTACCGGCAAGGCGAAAATTACTAAGGATGGGCCGGTTTTGGGCAATGAAAAGCTTAAAATTGGCACTAATCTTGAGTTGGATGGCTTTACTTATAATTTCAAGTCGAGTGTGATTGATGTGCGGGTTTTGGATGGTAAATCAACGGGAAAAAGTTAA